From the Bacillus tuaregi genome, one window contains:
- the tnpB gene encoding IS66 family insertion sequence element accessory protein TnpB (TnpB, as the term is used for proteins encoded by IS66 family insertion elements, is considered an accessory protein, since TnpC, encoded by a neighboring gene, is a DDE family transposase.), whose protein sequence is MKHDYTDVKNIYIVCGKTDMRKGIDGLAALVQDSLELDPYGDSIFLFSGWKKDRYKCLYFDGDGFALLYKRLDNGKLQWPKDEQAVRNLSQKQLRWLLEGLAIQQPKAIQSSEKGTF, encoded by the coding sequence GTGAAACATGATTATACGGATGTGAAAAATATCTATATTGTTTGTGGAAAAACGGATATGAGAAAGGGCATTGACGGATTAGCTGCCCTGGTTCAAGATTCTCTTGAATTAGATCCTTATGGGGATTCGATATTTCTTTTTTCCGGATGGAAGAAAGATAGATATAAATGTTTATATTTTGATGGAGATGGTTTTGCCCTTCTCTATAAGCGTTTAGATAATGGGAAGTTACAATGGCCTAAAGATGAACAAGCAGTACGTAATCTATCCCAAAAACAGCTCAGGTGGCTGCTCGAAGGCTTAGCTATTCAGCAACCAAAAGCTATTCAATCATCGGAAAAAGGAACTTTTTAA
- the tnpC gene encoding IS66 family transposase has product MVKASSTNENQNEKIIRLLEEQLAHSNQQNKELSKQIEALTDQVRHLTKLLYGSKTEKTKYNAPDGQGTLFDDDPVFSEPEHTEEQSQQTISYTVVRKVQKKKRNDSLHDGIEVEAIHHHPENTTCDCCQDQMIEIGSSIVREEAEFIPARMKKIQHIEHAYECKNCKSDLSQKAQIKRGKAPQPPIQRSIAGPSVLAKVIHDKFSLYLPLYRQVKEWDRSGLSTNDKNLSNWVIRASHDWLLPIYENMKHLMMSKSLMHVDETYAQIINRSDGKSGQTNAYNWVFRSVPSQGPIITLFQSSLSRGRSVLENFIKGFSGTIICDGYSAYDKIEGVTFANCLAHVRRYWLKVESKNGHIGVKYCDELYRLERQFKHLSPSKRRKKRQKYSRPILEEFLDWVEKSPFFGKNALAKAAEYTLNRANGLKAFLMDGRIEIDNNPAENAIRPSVVGRKNWIHSVSEAGAKANAICLSIAETAKANGVDFYRYLLKLLTDLPNLDIYQQSDILNQYMPWSKMIQAECGINMK; this is encoded by the coding sequence ATGGTGAAAGCTTCTTCTACGAATGAAAATCAGAACGAGAAAATAATTCGGCTGCTTGAAGAGCAGTTGGCTCATTCAAATCAACAAAACAAAGAATTATCGAAACAGATTGAAGCATTAACCGATCAAGTACGCCATTTAACTAAGCTTTTATATGGATCAAAAACTGAAAAAACGAAATATAACGCACCAGACGGGCAAGGTACGTTATTTGATGATGACCCGGTTTTTAGCGAACCTGAGCACACAGAAGAACAAAGCCAACAGACTATTTCTTATACTGTTGTACGAAAAGTTCAAAAGAAAAAACGAAATGATTCACTGCATGATGGCATTGAAGTAGAAGCTATCCACCATCATCCGGAAAATACGACTTGTGACTGTTGCCAAGACCAAATGATTGAAATAGGCAGTTCAATCGTACGTGAAGAGGCTGAATTTATTCCTGCCAGAATGAAGAAAATACAACATATTGAGCATGCATATGAATGTAAGAATTGTAAAAGTGATCTATCTCAAAAAGCGCAAATAAAACGTGGAAAAGCACCGCAACCTCCCATTCAACGTAGTATCGCTGGTCCAAGCGTTCTTGCCAAAGTAATACATGATAAGTTTTCACTATACTTACCACTATACCGACAGGTAAAGGAATGGGATCGTTCTGGTCTGAGTACTAATGATAAGAACCTTTCAAATTGGGTTATTCGTGCATCGCATGATTGGCTATTGCCTATTTACGAGAATATGAAGCATTTAATGATGTCTAAATCGCTCATGCATGTCGATGAAACATATGCACAAATTATCAATCGATCCGATGGGAAATCTGGACAAACCAATGCTTATAATTGGGTATTTCGAAGTGTGCCGAGTCAAGGACCAATAATAACTCTATTTCAAAGTTCATTATCACGTGGTCGATCTGTTCTTGAAAATTTCATTAAAGGATTTTCCGGAACGATTATTTGTGATGGTTATTCTGCCTATGACAAAATTGAAGGTGTCACTTTCGCCAATTGCCTTGCGCACGTTCGTCGCTATTGGTTAAAAGTGGAGAGCAAAAACGGACATATCGGTGTAAAATATTGCGATGAATTATATCGATTGGAAAGGCAATTCAAACACTTGTCTCCAAGTAAGCGCAGAAAAAAACGACAAAAATACTCAAGGCCAATCCTTGAGGAATTTCTAGACTGGGTTGAAAAATCCCCATTCTTCGGCAAAAATGCGCTTGCGAAGGCAGCAGAATATACCTTAAACAGAGCGAATGGTTTAAAAGCATTTTTGATGGATGGTCGTATTGAAATTGATAATAATCCAGCTGAAAATGCCATCCGTCCAAGTGTAGTGGGCCGAAAGAACTGGATCCACTCAGTAAGTGAGGCTGGCGCAAAGGCCAATGCCATCTGTTTAAGTATTGCAGAAACTGCAAAAGCAAATGGTGTGGATTTTTATCGCTATCTATTGAAGTTACTGACGGATTTACCTAATCTAGATATCTATCAACAATCGGATATTTTAAATCAATATATGCCTTGGTCAAAAATGATCCAAGCTGAATGTGGAATTAACATGAAATAG